In Candidatus Binatia bacterium, the sequence GAATTTTGTCGAGTTGACCCGACGGTTTAGCGGAGGTAATTTTTCAACATGGAAGAAATCCAGGTGGATACGGGAACCGGTGTCGGACTCTCCGAGGCAGCGATCGTGCGGGTTCAGCAGCTTTTGGCCAAGGAGAAGCGGCCGGCGACTGGCGGTCTTCGCGTTGGGGTTGTTAACGGCGGTTGCTCGGGCATGAGCTACACGCTTGGCCTCGATGATCAGCCCTCGGATGCGGATAATGTTTTTGATATGGGTGCTGTGAAAATTTTCGTCGACCCCGAAAGCCTGCCCTACCTCGAAGGCATGGTTGTCGACTTCGCCGACGGACTGCATGGCGCCGGCTTTCGCTTCACAAACCCCAACGCCGAGCGCACCTGCGGTTGCGGCACCTCCTTCGCTCCGAACGAATAGAGCTGGGACTCGGACGTCCGCAGTCTGGTTGCCCGGGGACTCCCTGAACTACAGATGCAGGGCACCCGTGAGGGCAAAGGACTTCGAGAAAGGTGGACTTGGCAGATACCGCCCATCATATCGTCTGGGATCTCGACGGAACGCTGGTGGACTCGCGGTCCGACCTTGTCGCGGCCGTCAATGAGGCACTACGCACGATCTCATGTCCGGGCTTGCCAGCCAGCGTGGTCCTCTCCTTTGTCGGTGATGGCGTGGCAGCTCTGGTCCGTCGAGCGGTCCGCGAATCCCATGCCCCGGCGGCAGCCGAGGTCCCGGCCCTCGAGGCTTTGGAGGCCTACTATTTTGACCATTGCCTGGAGAATACGATGCTCTATCCGGGGATTGCGGAGGTTCTGGACAAGCTCCTCGAGGCGGGTCATGAGCTCTCTGTTCTGACCAACAAAAAAGAGGTGTTCACCCGGAGAATCCTCGAAGGCCTCGGGCATGCCGATACATTTTCGCGTGTCGTGGGCGGCGACTCAGGTTGGGGTCTGAAGCCGAACCCCGCTGGTTTGCGATGGCTGCTGGGCCAGTCGTCGATCGCCCCCCGAAATACCTGGATGGTGGGCGACTCCGGCGTGGATATCGCAACCGCCATCTCGGCAGGAACTCGGGCGGCCGCGGTTTCGTGGGGGTTTAATTCCCCCGCAGCCCTCCGGGCAGCAGGGGCTTCGATATCTCTCGGGTCTCCGGGGGAGATCCTTCAGCTTTTGGGCTTGGGCGCCAGCGCGACTTCCAGCACGTCGCCTATTTCGGACGCAAAAGTGAAATCGATTTGATCACGAATCTT encodes:
- a CDS encoding iron-sulfur cluster assembly accessory protein; protein product: MEEIQVDTGTGVGLSEAAIVRVQQLLAKEKRPATGGLRVGVVNGGCSGMSYTLGLDDQPSDADNVFDMGAVKIFVDPESLPYLEGMVVDFADGLHGAGFRFTNPNAERTCGCGTSFAPNE
- a CDS encoding HAD hydrolase-like protein → MDLADTAHHIVWDLDGTLVDSRSDLVAAVNEALRTISCPGLPASVVLSFVGDGVAALVRRAVRESHAPAAAEVPALEALEAYYFDHCLENTMLYPGIAEVLDKLLEAGHELSVLTNKKEVFTRRILEGLGHADTFSRVVGGDSGWGLKPNPAGLRWLLGQSSIAPRNTWMVGDSGVDIATAISAGTRAAAVSWGFNSPAALRAAGASISLGSPGEILQLLGLGASATSSTSPISDAKVKSI